The Esox lucius isolate fEsoLuc1 chromosome 20, fEsoLuc1.pri, whole genome shotgun sequence region gaggaggaggaagaggatgagggtgaggaggaggaagagatggaggaaggtaGGGGGGCTCCTGTGTGATGGTAGGACCGACGGAGTGCGTGTGTCCTGGCATGTTGCCTGCACCTCCCTTGGCTTGCCCTCCTAAAACACCAGCTGTAGCCTGCAGCCTAATGCCCCGAGAGCCTGGAGCCGTGTTACTGCTGTACTACCACATCCCCCTTGCATGACAGACTGCCTACatgtctgctgtgtgtttgtctttctgtctgagcTCTTGGTGGAGTGACGACATACTTCATGTCATTAGAGTACCTGCACTTCTGTGAATGTCGAGTCCGGTACTTGTACCTTTGCCGTGTTGTAGTTGCTGTTGGGTGTTGTAGTTGCTGTTGGGTGTTGTAGTTGCTGTTGGGTGTTGTAGTTGCTGTTGGGTGTTGTAGTTGCGGTTGGGTGTTGTAGTTGCGGTTGGGTGTTGTAGTTGCTGTTGGGTGTTGTAGTTGCTGTTGGGTGTTGTACAGTAGATGTTGTTGAGTGTCATGGAGGGTTAGGTAGGGTTAGGTAGGGTCAGGGTTGTtgagtgttgttgttttatcaCATCTCTCTAAAcgctcatctctccctcctccaggtGATGACGGTTATGAGCAGATCAGTAGCGATGAGGATGACTTGGACAATGGGAGTTTTAAACTCCCCAGTTTTGACATTGACTACACCCCTGAAGACCTGGCCTCTGTACCCCCAGTTCAGTATGACCCCTATGAACGAGAGCTCCGTCCACTGCTATATTTCACCCCGCCCTACAAGACCCGATTTGATTCCCAGCTGGAGAGGGCCAGGGGAGCTATGTTTGTAAGCCCCGAAGCGCCTGGAAGTGGAGAGGGGGCAGAGGCAGAGGCTGTAACCCAGCTGAGAGAGCTCCTGGCTGGGATAGGAGAGGACCGTGACTCCCGCTGGGTCACAGCTCTGGAGCAGGCCTCAGGTCTGCTTGCTAAAGGGATGGGCTTCCTGATTGGACAGGGGAAATGGGAGGAGTCTATCTCAGCTCTGGTCCAATGGGCTCTCCAGGGCCTGAGTATGGAGATCGCTCTGACCCAACCCATTGCTCTAAACCTCAGACAGCTAAAAGCTGGAGCTAAGCTGGCTTCCTGTCTGGCCGAGTGTCCTCAGGGCCTCAACATGCTCCTGGGCGAGGGGGCCCTGGGGctcctgctggagctgctcAGTGCAGACCACGTGTCGTCCACACTGAAGCTGTGCATTCTAAGGGCTCTGGATGCCCTGACCAGTGCCCCCGCGGGCGTGGAGGCCTTCCTGCAGGacggggagatggagaggagtgGATACCAGGTGAGAGGAGACGTCGATGGTCCATTGGAATGGCgctgcctttgtgtgtgtccgGCCAGTTTGTGTGTCCTACTGAGCCTGtgttttgccccccccccccccccccccccccccccccggcagaGGTTGGTGCAGTTGTTCCTGGGAGAAGAGACTGTGAGGGTGGTCACCGCGGGCAACGCTATTCTGCAAAAAGGCCACGCTTACGAGGTGTTGACTGAGCTGCAGAGGACCGCAGCTGTCTGGAGCGAACCTCAACAGGTACACCGGCTGGAGTCCTTCCCCATCAGACCAGTTGTCTGTGTAGGATTGTTGCCATTTCGCATAATGCCCCATTTGTAACTCTCACGTTTCTGTGTCTGAGGTTCTACTGACCATATAATTGCTACAGTGTAAAACAATGAGTATTGATCTCTTTTAGGATGAGGGGGAGGAGTCTGACAGTCCCATGGAGGAAGAGACATCTTTAGGCCCCTCCCCTGTGAGTGAGGCTGAGCTGGATAGGATGGCTGGGGTTCTAGAAGAGTTACATCACCTGCTAGAGACTGCCCCCCACAACATGGTTCAGCCCCCCGGAAAAGCCTTCCCCACGACTGCACGCATCACTGGTCCCCAGGAGAGAGATGACCCAAACCCCACACTGTACAGGTATAATACCAAGACATCTCTACTACGCTGCCTTGTGCCTTCACCACTACTTATGGCCCaaatacaaaatgcattcaatctAAACACTGTCCCAAGTACAAAGTAGATAGAGAAATGGCCCAAGTCAGTGTacataatacatacataaattGGGTGGACAGACCCACTCTGTGTGCAATAAGTGTCTGACATGTTCTGTTAATGATCACCCCAGATGTAATGTGTCAGTTTTAACCCCAGTTAATGATTTAACAAAAGGTGGAAAGCATCAGGGGTTTGAATCATTTCTGACATCAGGGTAATAACGTCCTCCCCACAGGTACATGCATGCGTGTCACTTCCTGGAGAGCACGGCGGTGGCGTTGTCTGCGGCCGCGGCGGCTGGACATACAGGCGTCACGCACGCCGTCAGAGAACTCTTGCGTTTCCTGTCTCTCACCCAATCAGGACTGCTCTTCATGCTGGCCCAGCCCACACCCACCAACCTTTTGCTCCGCCTCCTAGCAACAGTTGCCGAGGTTGAGGGAGAGGAACCTGTGCTCACCGGGGTTGACGGAGGTTTTTCTGGGCCGGCACTGGGCGAAGAGGGATTGGGGGTGTGGCTTATGCAGGCGCTGCACGCCCTCCAAGGTGTGTCGGAGCTGATGAGTCACGTGACCGCCGGGGGGGAGGGCGGGGTGGGGCTAGAGGAGGGCGACAGTGCGGAggttctgagcatgctccatgccCTCTACCTCATCACCTTCACACAGACCGGGAGGAGCGCCGTGGCCCACGTCTTTAGcctggacaacaacctctcctGTCTGGTCGCCCTGCTGCAGCACCACAGCAAGGACGGACACGGGGAGGCCAAGGCTCGGAAGGCCGTCACCTATAACTACGCCTGTATGTTGGTGCTGATGGTGGTTCAGAACTCCGGCGACCTCCGTACGATGGAACAGCATGCTGCTTCACTACTCAGCCTGGCCAAGGCCGACGACACCAACGCCAAACTGCAGGGTACGTAGGTCACCCCTGACACAGCCAGGTTCACGTCCACCCCAACTATTTACCTGGAACTCCGAACCAATCAATAGTTGGTTAACTGGTAATCCCAGGCCTTTCGGACGGTCCGGGTTCAGGTTTGCCTCTAGCTCATTTAATTTAATGGGTTTCACATCTGACAGGGTGgttttatttaatcaaatgcAAATCTTGATCTACAAACTGGTTTGGTTAGAAGAGGGCGGTTAACTGGGACTGTGAGCATAGGTCTAGCCCTGCCCCATTCAGGTATTGGCCTGAAGATAGATAAGAGCGGTTCGTAGTGGCCAGTTCTGGGTTATTTAGCGGTGTGGATCTTCAACACTAATGTTAAATACTTCCACATCCGACGATTACCCTGTGCTGACCTACCTTACGCATTGTTTAGGAAGCCCAGTCTAATTTCTCTCAATAATAGGGATGTGTCGATGATGAACTTCACAGCAGTACATGATGTTGTCTGAAAATGGTCCCTAGAACTGAATAAGCACCCTAAAGAGGATCAAACTGTGccaatatttttgaaaatgccAACATAGGCATTTTAATTCTTTCATTTGTTCTGGTAACCCTAAACACTCCCTCTGGGTGGAAGCCCATGTTTGGAAAGGTTGGTTGAATGCAGATGTCAAATTTCAATTGGACTGTGCctgtgtttttgtaatttaagTGTAGATGGCTGCTACTCTTTAGAGCAGTCTTATCTCAGTTAACACAGAGCTAAAATGTTGCCTGATCTGGTGAGCTGCATTATTCAGGTCACCCAGAAAAGGGATACATCCTATATGAAGGAGACATTTGTAAGTCATGAATTAAACAGTATCCCAGTTGTTTATACAGCGTCttcactgtgctgacacctcctccctcccctgtgttgtccctgtccttgtccatctggtcatgcttctgacctggccTAAATTTAAatggactctggatttagcccacaagCGTTTATTTAtaattccaattggactcttaatatttcacccggcacagccagaagaggactggtcacccctctgaacctgggtcctctctaggtttcttcctaaatttcagccttcttagggagtttttcctagccactgaaattcaagactactgttgtttgctccttggggtttaaggccgggtgttttgtgaaagcacttagtgacaactgctgttgtaaaaagggctttataaataaatgttattgattgatGGGTTCATTGTATGTGGTCACTATAAAGTGCATGTTCTACCCGGCTCACTGTGGTCTTGCGTTCCAGAGCTGGGTAAATGGCTGGAGCCTCTGGACAAGGTGAAGTTTGAGATCAGCAGCATTCCCACCCTGCTAGACTACATTAAACAGGTGAGTCAGTTTTGCCAGTACTGACCCGATGCTGCCGTTTGTTTAGTCCCTCACCCACGCCCGGGCCGACTGTCTGATACGCAATCTCCCGCTGTGTTCATATGACTCCCCATGTGTGTCCCCCCGTAGAACATGGAGAGCTTGTTGACTGTGGAGGGAAGCGGCCTGATGTCTGCCCTGCGGGTCCTGTGCCAGATCGCCTGCCCCCCGCCCCCCGTGGAGGGCCAACAGAGGGACCTGAAGTGGAGCCTGGCGGGGGTGCAGCTGTTCTCCGCGGAGGGCCTGGACACATGCGTGCGCGTGCTCCAGAAGCTGTGCAGCGTGCTGCTGCCTGCCTGGCGTGTGCATGGACACATGGGGCCCACCCCCCAGCGCTGTATGATCCTCGGCGTGTGCGTGAACACGCTAAGGCTACTGCGCTCCATGCTGACGGAGCTGCTTCGCAGCGGGGCCTTCCAGTTCAGGGACACGCGCGTCGCTAGCGTGTTGGTGACACTGCACATGATCGTGTGTTCGGCGCCGGCGTCCGGCCGCCTGGATGGGGAGGAGACCAGGGTCCAGGCCCTCATCGTGGACGTGCTGCTGACCTTCACTCAGGGAGTCAGTGAACAGGTAAGAccggaagagtgtgtgtgtgtgtgtgtgtgtgtgtgtgtgtaatttcaCCTTCTACATGCGTGTGCCTGTGTTTCTCCTCTGCAGATGACCCATACAGAGGAGACCCTGCTCAGCAACACGTGGTCTCTGATGCTGAAGGAGGTGTTGGGCTCCTTGCTGAAAGCCCCAGAGGGACTCTTCTCTGGCCTGACACTGCTCTCCGAACTGCTTCCGTTGCCACTGCCCATGCAGAGCACACAGGTACTGACCCCACCCCTCACCGACCCCACCCCTCACCGACCCCACCCCTCACCGACCCCACCCCTCACCGACCCCACCCCTCACTGACCCCACCCCTCACCGACCCCACCCCTCACCGACCCCACCCCTCTCATCGGCGAGGAGACGAACAGACACAACTAACCGTCTCAAATTGCCCCTCCCAGGTGATCTCCGACGAGGACGTGGCGGTGGCGCTGAACACCAGGAAGCTGTGGAGCATGCACCTACGGGTCCAGTGGCGCGCGTTCGCCGACGTCCTGGGCTGCGTGTGCGGGACAAGCTGTCCTCCGCTGCTGGCCGCGCTCCGCAGGGTGTGTGTGCAGCTGGCCGACCTGTCGTCCCCCACAGCCACGCTCATCACCAAGACCCTGCTGGAGATGCTGCTGGACGAGCTGCAGCCGTAAGACACGCTGACGCCGCGCCGCCCAGATCAATCCCGAGTCGGCCGGCAGGGTTTCAGTCGGATGTTCCCAACCCGTGTTCTGCGTGGGTTCCCCCGTGTTCCCCCGTCGTCTGACCTGTGCTTGCGCGCTGTTTTGTGTTCACAGGGCGGAGGGCAAGACTCCAGGCTGGGGACAGGTCCTtcgtctcctctctctgttcgaCGCCCTGGTTTCACAGAGAGCCTGTAAGATCGCAGCGTTGCACCTGCTCTCCGGCTCCGCCCCCGGAGACGAGACGCCGGCCGAGCTCTTCCCGCTGCTGTTGGCCCTATTGGTTCCCGCTGCTGACCACGCCCTCCCGCAACAGCACTGTGCCGAGCTGGTGGGAACCATCCTCCAGTCACTGTGTGACCAGGTAACGAAGCACTTGGCAGTGAACGAGGCCCATGCATTTTCGTGTCTTGTCCCTCCCCCCCGGCCATTTCAAAGGAGAGGGACGGGGTGAATTGGTTCATGTAGCGctttgttcacacacacacacacacacacacacttaagtcTCAGCAATGTGTGAGATTAGCAAGGTGTGGCATCAGGCTGGGCAGGGTGAGAAGGGCGCCCCCAGGGCGTACACAGAGGTGTGTTATTAACcctgcactctctctctctctccctgtgtgacTGACAGGACGTCTCCTTGGTGGCTTCCCATCCGGCCGAGGGGTGTGTCTCAGAGGCCGAACAGCTGGCCAATGCCCTGCCCGGACGGGAAATGATCTCGTCGGCGTGCGACTCCCTACTGGAGGTGTTGGGGAGCAGTGACAGCAGTGTGACGCTGCTTCTTACCTGCCTCAGAACTCTGATGTTCCTGACAGAACACCACTATGGACTTTACCACCTCAaagggtacacacacacacacacacacaccgttcaTCGTGAGTTTTATTGATGACAATTATTATTCGAAAAGCTTTTTCCTTGATCCCATAACATTAACGTCAGTAACTTTAACTTGGCTAAATCGAACTTTAACCGCTAGACCTAACGTATTAGTCTTTAACAGCATTTCAAAAGTTAGGACTGGCAGGTTACTTACATGGTTCCATGTAATGTTATAGCCTTTTGGTGAATTTTGATCCCCAGtgaaggtacacacacacaaaatttacCTGTAAGGAGTTAAGATAAATGCTTAACAAGAACACCATATTCAactagtttgtgtgtgtttttagggCTCTGAAGAAGCACAGTGCCAGTGTGTGTGCTCTGTTGAAGAGACAGGTGTTTTCCTTTACTAAAGACTCTGCTGAACTGCTTTCTGCTCTTCTGGACTTTTTGCGACAGATCCTCAACACTGACCCAATGGTAAGACCCCGAAACAAGTTTATCAATGTCTTCCATTATTGTGAAGGCTGATCTACGCTATATAATTCTAATCAGTCTGTCTTTAACACTGTCGTTTACTTACCCAGGGTTGCTGTGGAGAGGATAGCGGAGGGGAGGAGTCTGCGTTGGTCCCGCCCCCTCGTTCCGTGGCTCTTTCTGGCTCAGAGATGAAGGCTCTGCTGCagtgggaggagacagaggcaCACCCTCTGAACACACTTGAAAAACACatcacggtacacacacacacacacactggaaaaacacatcacggtacacacacacacacacactggaaaaacacatcacggtacacacacacgcactggaaaaacacatcacggtacacacacacacacacactggataaACACatcacggtacacacacactggaaaaacacatcacgaaacacacacactggaaaaacacatcacggtacacacacacactggaaaaacacatcacggtacacacacacacgcactggaaaaacacatcacggtacacacacacacacactggataaACACatcacggtacacacacactggaaaaacacatcacgaaacacacacactggaaaaacacatcacggtacacacacacacacacacacactggaaaaacacatcacggtacacacacacacactggaaaaacacatcacggtacacacacacacactggaaaaacacatcacggtacacacacacacacactggaaaaacacatcacggtacacacacacactggaaaaacacatcacggtacacacacacacacactggaaaagCACatcacggtacacacacacacacacaggaaaaacacatcacggtacacacacacacaggaaaaacacattacggtacacacacacacactggaaaaacacattacggtacacacacacacacacacactggaaaaacacatcacgctacacacacacacacacaggaaaaacacattacggtacacacacactggaaaaacacatcacggtacacaaacacacacacaggaaaaacgcattacggtacacacacacacacacacacacacaggaaaaacacattacggtacacacacacacactggaaaaacacattacggtacacacacacacactggaaaaacacattacggtacacacacacactggaaaaacacattacggtacacacacacacactggaaaaacacattacggtacacacacacacacacactggaaaaacacattacggtacacacacacacacacactggaaaaacacattacagtacacacacacactggaaaaacacattacagtacacacactGGAAAACACGGTGGATGATAATGTCCTCAAATACAGACTCTAAAAATGTAACTAAGTTCATATATTATTTTGTGGGTAAACAACCAATAATCCAGTCAAAGGTGCAGTTGTTAAGGCATTTCCAGATGTGTGGTGGTACATCATCCTCTAGTCCATAACACCAGGACCCACTAGCTAGCATATATATGTTGGGTTCTCCGCTGGCAGTCAGGAAAGCCTTTGATCATTCTAGGATGCCCAAAACTAGGGTGACTAAATCAGTAGATGGAAGCCGGGAAAATAATTCCACCCCATGGATCTACAGTATACAGAAGCCTAGAGGCGGTTTTCCTGACTGAATGTAGTTCACATACAACATCCTTTTGGTCACCTAATACAGAGGTCGAATAGAGAAAGATTTTGAAatatgaaatagtttttttatttgtgatatactattttaatattcattttcaataatcTTTCCTCCAAAAAAGTGTATCTGCACCATTTTAATTTCTGAAggttttacatttaattcagcATTTTTCAGGATGATTTTGCCTGAAAAATATTTGTTCCGGGTGTGTAAGCCCCTTAATGGAGGAGGCGGTCACTGGTTCCGGTGTGTAAGCCCCTTAATGGAGGAGGCGGCGGTCACTGGTTCCGGTGTGTAAGCCCCTTAATGGAGGAGGCGGTCACTGGTTCCGGTGTGTAAGCCCCTTAATGGAGGAGGCGGTCACTGGTTCCGGTGTGTAAGCCCCTTAATGGAGGAGGCGGTCACTGGTTCCGGTGTGTAAGCCCCTTAATGGAGGAGGCGGCGGTCACTGGTTCCGGTGTGTAAGCCCCTTAATGGAGGGAGGCGGTGGTCACTGGTTCCGGTGTGTAAGCCCCTTAATGGAGGAGGCGGCGGTCACTGGTTCCGGTGTGTAAGCCCCTTAATGGAGGAGGCGGCGGTCACTGGTTCCGGTGTGTAAGCCCCTTAATGGGGGAGGCGGCGGTCACTGGTTCCGGTGTGTATCCCCTTAATGGAGGAGGCGGCGGTCACTGGTTCCGGTGTGTAAGCCCCTTAATGGAGGAGGCGGCGGTCACTGGTTCCGGTGTGTAAGCCCCTTAATGGAGGAGGCGGCGGTCACTGGTTCCGGTGTGTATCCCCTTAATGGAGGAGGCGGCGGTCACTGGTTCCGGTGTGTAAGCCCCTTAATGGGGGAGGCGGCGGTCACTGGTTCCGGTGTGTATCCCCTTAATGGAGGCGGCGGTCACTGGTTCCGGTGTGTATCCCCTTAATGGAGGAGGCGGTCACTGGTTCCGGTGTGTATCCCCTTAATGGAGGA contains the following coding sequences:
- the virma gene encoding protein virilizer homolog isoform X1, translating into MAGDTSMELLFLDTFKHQSTELTTNVDVVRFPYGVLITEVRVIPPGIKAHSSLPDNRAYGETSPHSFQLELFFNNLTKPNNASFHRLGSLEYDENKCIIFRPNGKVNTDGLVLRGWYTSLTVAVYGSAERSHGSDRESPPPPPPPPPQQPTGPKRIIKQEWDKEEHYNGSPPRPAPRGPRTPPGPPPPDDDEEEQVPLTVGVAKVEPADRGEDYLEAVSPERGSLPADEPYSDAEPEEEEEEEEEEEEPEEEDDARTDGSAPEEEEEEEDEGEEEEEMEEGDDGYEQISSDEDDLDNGSFKLPSFDIDYTPEDLASVPPVQYDPYERELRPLLYFTPPYKTRFDSQLERARGAMFVSPEAPGSGEGAEAEAVTQLRELLAGIGEDRDSRWVTALEQASGLLAKGMGFLIGQGKWEESISALVQWALQGLSMEIALTQPIALNLRQLKAGAKLASCLAECPQGLNMLLGEGALGLLLELLSADHVSSTLKLCILRALDALTSAPAGVEAFLQDGEMERSGYQRLVQLFLGEETVRVVTAGNAILQKGHAYEVLTELQRTAAVWSEPQQDEGEESDSPMEEETSLGPSPVSEAELDRMAGVLEELHHLLETAPHNMVQPPGKAFPTTARITGPQERDDPNPTLYRYMHACHFLESTAVALSAAAAAGHTGVTHAVRELLRFLSLTQSGLLFMLAQPTPTNLLLRLLATVAEVEGEEPVLTGVDGGFSGPALGEEGLGVWLMQALHALQGVSELMSHVTAGGEGGVGLEEGDSAEVLSMLHALYLITFTQTGRSAVAHVFSLDNNLSCLVALLQHHSKDGHGEAKARKAVTYNYACMLVLMVVQNSGDLRTMEQHAASLLSLAKADDTNAKLQELGKWLEPLDKVKFEISSIPTLLDYIKQNMESLLTVEGSGLMSALRVLCQIACPPPPVEGQQRDLKWSLAGVQLFSAEGLDTCVRVLQKLCSVLLPAWRVHGHMGPTPQRCMILGVCVNTLRLLRSMLTELLRSGAFQFRDTRVASVLVTLHMIVCSAPASGRLDGEETRVQALIVDVLLTFTQGVSEQMTHTEETLLSNTWSLMLKEVLGSLLKAPEGLFSGLTLLSELLPLPLPMQSTQVISDEDVAVALNTRKLWSMHLRVQWRAFADVLGCVCGTSCPPLLAALRRVCVQLADLSSPTATLITKTLLEMLLDELQPAEGKTPGWGQVLRLLSLFDALVSQRACKIAALHLLSGSAPGDETPAELFPLLLALLVPAADHALPQQHCAELVGTILQSLCDQDVSLVASHPAEGCVSEAEQLANALPGREMISSACDSLLEVLGSSDSSVTLLLTCLRTLMFLTEHHYGLYHLKGALKKHSASVCALLKRQVFSFTKDSAELLSALLDFLRQILNTDPMGCCGEDSGGEESALVPPPRSVALSGSEMKALLQWEETEAHPLNTLEKHITKLCKEDDSLETLLENVIGLRQTLETAMDTSSPPETEPTLPNPDPLLTQFNHRTVFVLSDVLDEQLKALWFSPFHTDDMEAELDMVKVDLLSLAQECCPDLDLKAELERSFLSEPLSPSHAKANKGFRLGKHKHETFITSGKSDYVEPAKRAHMMTAPRGRGRGGFGGQLCRPHDIFRQRKQNTSRPPSMHVDDFVAAEFKDIGTPLGLLPPKRPPKSSPKPPTRGLFTGNRGRATFHSQQTRFFTPPQPKGVLLSGNYNARREAGRGGSSWSGPVPPVTHRGTYNDARGGQSNFTRGPLPSRQQPTGAYRLAPRDRAPRGRGGTGLSWLSQGGGGGGGGRGSQGGKFSSGGGSGGGRGRHVRSFTR
- the virma gene encoding protein virilizer homolog isoform X2, translating into MAGDTSMELLFLDTFKHQSTELTTNVDVVRFPYGVLITEVRVIPPGIKAHSSLPDNRAYGETSPHSFQLELFFNNLTKPNNASFHRLGSLEYDENKCIIFRPNGKVNTDGLVLRGWYTSLTVAVYGSAERSHGSDRESPPPPPPPPPQQPTGPKRIIKQEWDKEEHYNGSPPRPAPRGPRTPPGPPPPDDDEEEQVPLTVGVAKVEPADRGEDYLEAVSPERGSLPADEPYSDAEPEEEEEEEEEEEEPEEEDDARTDGSAPEEEEEEEDEGDDGYEQISSDEDDLDNGSFKLPSFDIDYTPEDLASVPPVQYDPYERELRPLLYFTPPYKTRFDSQLERARGAMFVSPEAPGSGEGAEAEAVTQLRELLAGIGEDRDSRWVTALEQASGLLAKGMGFLIGQGKWEESISALVQWALQGLSMEIALTQPIALNLRQLKAGAKLASCLAECPQGLNMLLGEGALGLLLELLSADHVSSTLKLCILRALDALTSAPAGVEAFLQDGEMERSGYQRLVQLFLGEETVRVVTAGNAILQKGHAYEVLTELQRTAAVWSEPQQDEGEESDSPMEEETSLGPSPVSEAELDRMAGVLEELHHLLETAPHNMVQPPGKAFPTTARITGPQERDDPNPTLYRYMHACHFLESTAVALSAAAAAGHTGVTHAVRELLRFLSLTQSGLLFMLAQPTPTNLLLRLLATVAEVEGEEPVLTGVDGGFSGPALGEEGLGVWLMQALHALQGVSELMSHVTAGGEGGVGLEEGDSAEVLSMLHALYLITFTQTGRSAVAHVFSLDNNLSCLVALLQHHSKDGHGEAKARKAVTYNYACMLVLMVVQNSGDLRTMEQHAASLLSLAKADDTNAKLQELGKWLEPLDKVKFEISSIPTLLDYIKQNMESLLTVEGSGLMSALRVLCQIACPPPPVEGQQRDLKWSLAGVQLFSAEGLDTCVRVLQKLCSVLLPAWRVHGHMGPTPQRCMILGVCVNTLRLLRSMLTELLRSGAFQFRDTRVASVLVTLHMIVCSAPASGRLDGEETRVQALIVDVLLTFTQGVSEQMTHTEETLLSNTWSLMLKEVLGSLLKAPEGLFSGLTLLSELLPLPLPMQSTQVISDEDVAVALNTRKLWSMHLRVQWRAFADVLGCVCGTSCPPLLAALRRVCVQLADLSSPTATLITKTLLEMLLDELQPAEGKTPGWGQVLRLLSLFDALVSQRACKIAALHLLSGSAPGDETPAELFPLLLALLVPAADHALPQQHCAELVGTILQSLCDQDVSLVASHPAEGCVSEAEQLANALPGREMISSACDSLLEVLGSSDSSVTLLLTCLRTLMFLTEHHYGLYHLKGALKKHSASVCALLKRQVFSFTKDSAELLSALLDFLRQILNTDPMGCCGEDSGGEESALVPPPRSVALSGSEMKALLQWEETEAHPLNTLEKHITKLCKEDDSLETLLENVIGLRQTLETAMDTSSPPETEPTLPNPDPLLTQFNHRTVFVLSDVLDEQLKALWFSPFHTDDMEAELDMVKVDLLSLAQECCPDLDLKAELERSFLSEPLSPSHAKANKGFRLGKHKHETFITSGKSDYVEPAKRAHMMTAPRGRGRGGFGGQLCRPHDIFRQRKQNTSRPPSMHVDDFVAAEFKDIGTPLGLLPPKRPPKSSPKPPTRGLFTGNRGRATFHSQQTRFFTPPQPKGVLLSGNYNARREAGRGGSSWSGPVPPVTHRGTYNDARGGQSNFTRGPLPSRQQPTGAYRLAPRDRAPRGRGGTGLSWLSQGGGGGGGGRGSQGGKFSSGGGSGGGRGRHVRSFTR